A single region of the Pararhodospirillum photometricum DSM 122 genome encodes:
- a CDS encoding class I SAM-dependent methyltransferase — MDADDTRVAALYTGFLKRHGPTYRALHWSSPESQQERFARLAAVGLKPGQSVLDVGCGLGDFLGWLEAQGVLVDYTGLDMTPAMIEHCRATHPRGRFVVGNVAAGPMPTLARFDWVVASGIFAFRQSEPEVYMRSVIERLWRLARCGVAFNALSTRAPHPERWSLFHADPEATLAFCQALGGTCRLTHTADHSDFTVHLWRDAHSASEAKLLAAVPSE; from the coding sequence ATGGATGCCGACGATACCCGCGTTGCCGCTCTTTATACCGGCTTTCTCAAGCGCCACGGTCCGACCTATCGTGCCTTGCACTGGTCGAGTCCCGAGAGCCAGCAGGAGCGCTTTGCCCGGCTGGCGGCGGTTGGCCTGAAGCCGGGGCAGTCGGTTTTGGACGTGGGCTGCGGTCTGGGGGACTTCCTGGGGTGGCTGGAGGCCCAGGGTGTGCTGGTGGACTACACCGGGCTCGACATGACCCCGGCCATGATCGAGCACTGCCGGGCCACCCATCCCCGCGGGCGCTTTGTGGTGGGCAATGTGGCGGCGGGGCCGATGCCGACGCTGGCCCGCTTCGACTGGGTGGTGGCCAGTGGCATCTTTGCCTTTCGGCAGAGCGAGCCAGAGGTTTATATGCGCTCGGTGATTGAACGCTTGTGGCGCTTGGCCCGGTGCGGGGTGGCGTTCAATGCCCTATCAACGCGCGCCCCCCACCCCGAGCGCTGGAGCCTGTTCCACGCCGATCCCGAGGCCACCTTGGCCTTTTGTCAGGCGTTGGGCGGGACGTGCCGCCTGACCCACACCGCCGATCACAGCGATTTTACGGTTCACCTGTGGCGCGACGCTCACTCGGCTTCAGAGGCGAAACTGCTGGCTGCGGTTCCCAGCGAGTAG
- a CDS encoding exopolyphosphatase produces MADGKFRLVTRSDFDGLVCAALLKELSLIDEITFVHPKDMQDGVIEITGRDITTNLPYVDGVHLAFDHHLSETIRVGKRDNHIIDPLAPSAARVVYDYYGGRDRFERITDDMMEAVDKGDSAQYNMEEVLHPKGWELLNFLMDARTGLGRFREFRVSNYQLMMQLIDYCLEHSIEQILALPDVRERVDLYFEHEPKFKEQIKRCTTVHDNLAVLDLRHEETIWAGNRFMIYALFPETNISIHALWGRGQQNTVFAIGKSIFNRSSNTNVGELCLKYGGGGHHAAGTCQIENDRADAVLADLVARITEDG; encoded by the coding sequence ATGGCGGATGGCAAGTTCCGGCTGGTAACCCGGAGTGATTTCGATGGGCTGGTCTGCGCCGCCCTGCTCAAGGAACTGAGTCTGATCGACGAGATCACCTTTGTCCATCCGAAGGACATGCAAGATGGGGTGATCGAGATCACGGGGCGGGATATTACCACCAACCTGCCCTATGTGGACGGCGTCCATCTGGCGTTCGACCATCATCTGTCCGAAACCATCCGGGTGGGCAAGCGCGACAATCATATCATCGACCCGCTGGCGCCCTCGGCGGCCCGGGTGGTCTATGATTATTATGGCGGCCGCGACCGCTTCGAGCGCATCACCGACGACATGATGGAAGCGGTGGATAAGGGGGATAGCGCCCAGTACAACATGGAAGAGGTGCTGCATCCCAAGGGGTGGGAACTGCTCAACTTCCTGATGGACGCCCGTACCGGTCTTGGGCGCTTTCGCGAGTTCCGGGTGTCCAACTATCAGCTCATGATGCAGTTGATCGATTACTGCCTGGAACATAGCATCGAGCAAATCCTGGCCCTCCCCGACGTGCGCGAGCGCGTGGATTTGTATTTCGAGCACGAGCCCAAGTTCAAGGAACAGATCAAGCGCTGCACCACGGTGCACGACAATCTCGCGGTGCTGGACCTGCGTCACGAGGAAACCATCTGGGCCGGCAACCGCTTCATGATTTATGCCCTGTTCCCCGAGACCAACATCTCGATCCATGCCCTGTGGGGCCGGGGCCAGCAGAACACGGTGTTTGCCATCGGCAAGTCGATTTTTAACCGCTCGTCCAACACCAACGTGGGCGAGCTGTGCTTGAAGTATGGCGGCGGTGGCCACCACGCGGCCGGAACCTGCCAGATTGAGAACGACCGGGCCGACGCCGTGCTGGCCGACTTGGTTGCGCGCATCACCGAGGATGGTTGA
- the zapE gene encoding cell division protein ZapE, which yields MVERGTGPLARYRQRLAEGGLLHDPAQEAAMGRLEALYHAVLPLPAPQPRPAPPRGAGWLARFGLGIGAAAVEAVPRGLYLFGDVGRGKSMMMDLFQASLPLGMGRRLHFHEFMREAHAHLHRWRTQPPQRAKGDSGDPIPRLAEALTEGRRVLCLDEMDIQDIGDAMIVGRLFEAITARGVVVVTTSNRHPDDLYRHGLQREKFLPFIALIKERLDVMELASARDYRLDRMKGMTVYMTPPGPAADAWLARCLARLAGDAPVAPRTLEVDGRQVKVRAATDAVARFTFADLCAQPLGSHDYLAIAETFDVVVVSDIPSLGPHNRDEARRFVVLIDALYDHRTALICSAAAPPQALYPDGEGAFEFQRTVSRLMEMQSETYLAQTHQTRQGEAAP from the coding sequence ATGGTTGAACGCGGCACCGGCCCGCTGGCCCGCTATCGCCAGCGTCTCGCCGAGGGGGGACTCCTGCACGACCCGGCCCAGGAAGCGGCCATGGGGCGGCTGGAGGCTTTGTATCACGCCGTCTTGCCCTTGCCGGCGCCCCAGCCCCGGCCGGCTCCGCCGCGCGGGGCGGGCTGGCTGGCTCGGTTCGGCCTGGGCATCGGGGCGGCGGCGGTCGAGGCCGTGCCCCGGGGCTTATACCTGTTTGGCGATGTCGGACGGGGCAAGTCCATGATGATGGACCTGTTTCAGGCCTCCCTGCCCCTGGGCATGGGCCGACGCTTGCATTTTCACGAGTTCATGCGCGAGGCCCACGCCCATTTGCACCGCTGGCGCACCCAGCCGCCGCAGCGGGCCAAGGGCGACAGCGGCGATCCGATCCCGCGCTTGGCCGAGGCTCTGACCGAAGGGCGGCGCGTCTTATGTCTCGACGAGATGGACATTCAAGACATCGGCGATGCCATGATCGTGGGGCGCCTGTTCGAGGCGATCACGGCGCGCGGTGTGGTGGTGGTGACCACCTCTAATCGTCATCCCGATGACTTGTACCGCCACGGCTTGCAGCGCGAGAAGTTCTTGCCGTTCATCGCTCTGATCAAGGAGCGGCTAGACGTCATGGAACTGGCCAGCGCCCGCGATTATCGTTTGGATCGCATGAAGGGGATGACGGTCTATATGACGCCGCCCGGCCCGGCCGCCGATGCCTGGCTGGCCCGCTGCCTTGCCCGTCTGGCTGGCGATGCCCCGGTCGCGCCGCGCACGCTGGAGGTCGATGGCCGTCAAGTCAAGGTCCGGGCCGCCACCGACGCCGTGGCGCGCTTCACCTTTGCCGACCTGTGCGCCCAGCCCTTGGGCAGCCACGACTATCTGGCGATCGCCGAAACCTTCGACGTGGTGGTGGTTTCGGATATTCCCTCTCTGGGGCCGCATAACCGCGACGAGGCTCGGCGTTTCGTGGTGCTGATCGACGCCCTTTATGACCACCGCACGGCCCTGATCTGTTCGGCCGCCGCGCCGCCCCAGGCCTTGTACCCCGACGGCGAGGGCGCGTTCGAGTTCCAGCGCACGGTGTCGCGCCTCATGGAGATGCAGTCCGAGACCTACCTGGCCCAGACCCACCAGACCCGACAGGGGGAAGCCGCGCCATAG
- a CDS encoding lipocalin family protein — protein sequence MLRECCRRLREKSCCPSLLAIGTVLCGCTGAPEGITPVRFEASRYLGTWYEVMRLDHRFERGLTNVNATYGAMDNGRISVVNKGYDAAAGRWRRIEGSARFLEDSNTASLAVTFFWPLSGGYHVFDLDPDYTHALVSGPTRDYLWILARQPTLSDDILSPLIAKAQSLGFATQELIRVHHDVPPTEGPTPPSGQ from the coding sequence ATGCTGCGAGAGTGCTGCCGTCGCTTGCGCGAAAAATCTTGCTGTCCCTCTCTTCTGGCCATCGGCACGGTGCTGTGTGGCTGTACCGGGGCGCCTGAAGGAATCACCCCCGTGCGGTTCGAGGCCTCGCGCTACCTCGGCACGTGGTACGAAGTTATGCGTCTTGATCACCGGTTTGAACGGGGTCTGACCAACGTCAACGCCACCTATGGCGCCATGGACAATGGTCGGATCAGTGTGGTCAACAAGGGATATGATGCCGCCGCCGGTCGCTGGCGGCGGATTGAGGGGAGCGCCCGCTTCCTGGAGGATTCCAATACCGCTAGCTTGGCCGTGACCTTCTTCTGGCCCCTGAGCGGCGGCTATCATGTGTTTGATCTCGACCCCGACTATACGCACGCCTTGGTGAGCGGTCCCACCCGCGACTATCTGTGGATCCTTGCCCGCCAGCCCACTTTGTCCGATGATATTCTCTCGCCCTTGATCGCCAAAGCCCAGTCCCTGGGGTTTGCGACGCAGGAGTTGATACGGGTTCATCATGACGTTCCGCCAACAGAGGGGCCGACGCCGCCTAGCGGTCAGTGA
- a CDS encoding flagellin, translating to MANSSVFPASPPRSPLPSPLPAPDLLAALQHRLATGSAVDSAVDDAMSFYKARSLMGFAGELSVIKGNILEGLQVLRTTTDALEALAETLKQMKALVLAARSLPAADKVGRERLAHQFNAALQQIDPLTEDASYNGINLIKARADTLTIHFAAHPGNATRKLAIPGEPRHVARPDIPGGLALSVAEDWARADRLEAAVRAVEAALCAVQDSLQVFVGHASLLEIRRDFTETLISTLETCAADLVHADVTKESAYSLALLIQRQLGALDSPIVQSSGPAILRLL from the coding sequence ATGGCTAACAGCAGTGTTTTTCCGGCGTCCCCTCCCCGCAGTCCCTTGCCCTCCCCTTTGCCCGCGCCGGACCTGCTCGCCGCCCTTCAGCATCGCCTCGCGACCGGCTCCGCCGTGGACAGCGCGGTGGACGACGCCATGTCGTTCTACAAGGCCCGCAGCTTGATGGGCTTTGCGGGCGAACTCTCGGTGATCAAGGGCAATATCCTGGAGGGGCTCCAGGTCCTGCGCACCACCACCGACGCCCTGGAAGCCCTGGCCGAAACGCTCAAGCAGATGAAAGCCCTGGTTCTCGCGGCCCGCTCCCTTCCCGCAGCCGACAAGGTTGGGCGCGAGCGCTTGGCCCATCAGTTCAACGCCGCACTCCAGCAGATTGATCCCCTGACGGAGGACGCGAGCTACAATGGCATCAACCTGATCAAGGCCCGGGCCGACACCCTGACCATCCATTTTGCCGCCCACCCCGGAAACGCAACGCGCAAGCTGGCGATCCCCGGCGAACCGCGCCACGTGGCCCGCCCCGACATCCCCGGCGGGCTCGCTTTGTCCGTGGCCGAGGACTGGGCCCGGGCGGACCGCCTGGAAGCCGCCGTGCGGGCCGTGGAGGCGGCTCTTTGCGCGGTCCAGGACAGTCTTCAGGTCTTCGTGGGCCACGCCAGCCTTTTGGAGATCCGTCGAGACTTTACCGAAACCCTGATCAGCACCCTGGAAACCTGTGCGGCCGACTTGGTCCATGCCGATGTCACCAAGGAGTCCGCCTACTCCCTGGCCTTGCTGATTCAGCGACAACTGGGCGCCTTGGACAGTCCCATCGTCCAGAGTTCCGGGCCGGCCATCTTGCGGCTTTTGTAA
- a CDS encoding flagellar biosynthesis repressor FlbT: MPLKVTLRPNEKILIGTAVVANGPTKAELVILNRVPVLRQKDILTEEQADTVTKKLYHVILNMYISPQNEKAFHRSYFSLVRKIIELPFDGAALDLIHEISQCVIAGDHYRALKVCRNLIESEEEILGHGQGSREPSAPAGSEPARGGSLGLHEGGVDAGRRPPASR; this comes from the coding sequence ATGCCCTTGAAAGTAACGCTTCGACCGAACGAAAAGATCCTGATCGGTACAGCCGTCGTCGCCAATGGCCCGACCAAGGCGGAATTGGTGATTCTCAACCGGGTTCCCGTCCTCCGGCAGAAGGATATCCTCACGGAAGAGCAGGCGGATACGGTCACTAAAAAGCTGTATCATGTCATCTTGAATATGTATATTTCTCCCCAAAATGAAAAAGCCTTTCACCGGTCCTATTTTTCTCTTGTTCGAAAAATTATTGAACTTCCGTTCGACGGAGCCGCTCTTGACCTGATCCACGAGATTTCCCAGTGCGTGATCGCCGGGGATCATTACAGAGCCCTCAAGGTCTGTCGCAATCTTATCGAGTCAGAAGAGGAGATATTGGGCCATGGCCAGGGATCCAGAGAGCCAAGCGCACCCGCCGGCTCCGAGCCCGCGCGAGGCGGAAGCCTTGGCCTTCACGAAGGCGGCGTCGATGCTGGAAGACGCCCGCCAGCATCCCGATGA
- a CDS encoding flagellar biosynthesis regulator FlaF, translated as MLEDARQHPDDKTTLTQALRFNHRLWTLIQADITEPASTLPAEVKANMMSLSIFVDKQTTWALRTGAAEEVDILVAINRCLAMGLAP; from the coding sequence ATGCTGGAAGACGCCCGCCAGCATCCCGATGACAAGACCACGCTGACCCAGGCCCTGCGCTTCAATCATCGCCTGTGGACCCTCATCCAGGCCGACATCACCGAGCCCGCCAGCACCCTCCCGGCCGAGGTCAAGGCCAACATGATGAGCTTGTCGATCTTTGTCGATAAGCAGACCACGTGGGCGCTGCGTACCGGGGCGGCGGAGGAGGTGGATATTTTGGTGGCGATCAATCGCTGTCTGGCCATGGGCTTGGCACCGTGA
- the nifK gene encoding nitrogenase molybdenum-iron protein subunit beta has translation MVQSADKIKDHLPLFKEAEYQDMFARKRAEFENCHSDERIAEVAEWTKSWDYREKNLAREALVVNPQKACQPLGALFCAAGFDGTLGYVHGSQGCAAYFRSHLSRHFKEASSVVSDSMTEDAAVFGGLNNMIEGLANAYTLYKPKMIAVCTTCMAEVIGDDLQAFISNAKQKGSVPADFKVPYAHTPSFVGSHTTGYDNMMKGILQAFWEGQERVAGESVNIIPGFDGYSVANVRELKRIIKLMDANATILSDTSDVYDTPADGEFRMYAGGTTHEDTLAALNAKATISLSEGCTAQTLKYIEEKGQETVAFTYPMGLGATDDFLMALSRLTGKPIPTELEMERGRVVDAIADSMAWLHGKKFAVYGDPDFTLAMVRFLMELGAEPTHVLATNGGKKWEADMTALLATSPFGAESQVWAGRDLWHLRSILATEPADFLIGNSYGKYIEKDLGIPLIRLTFPIFDRHHHHRFPTMFYQGALRVLVSILDKIFDTMDASSDISFDLTR, from the coding sequence ATGGTCCAGAGCGCTGATAAGATCAAAGACCACCTGCCGCTGTTCAAGGAAGCGGAATACCAGGACATGTTCGCCCGCAAGCGGGCCGAGTTCGAGAACTGCCACAGCGACGAGCGCATTGCCGAAGTCGCCGAGTGGACCAAGTCCTGGGACTACCGCGAAAAGAACTTGGCTCGCGAAGCGCTGGTCGTGAACCCCCAGAAAGCCTGTCAGCCCTTGGGCGCCTTGTTCTGCGCCGCTGGCTTCGATGGCACCTTGGGCTATGTCCACGGCTCGCAGGGCTGCGCCGCCTACTTCCGCTCGCACCTGTCGCGTCACTTTAAGGAAGCGTCCTCGGTCGTTTCCGACTCCATGACCGAAGACGCCGCCGTGTTCGGTGGCCTCAACAACATGATCGAGGGCTTGGCCAACGCCTACACCCTCTACAAGCCGAAGATGATCGCCGTGTGCACCACCTGCATGGCGGAAGTCATCGGTGACGACCTCCAGGCGTTCATCAGCAACGCGAAGCAGAAGGGCTCGGTGCCCGCCGACTTCAAGGTGCCCTACGCCCACACCCCGTCCTTCGTCGGCAGCCACACCACCGGCTACGACAACATGATGAAGGGCATCCTCCAGGCGTTCTGGGAAGGTCAGGAGCGTGTGGCCGGTGAGTCGGTCAACATCATCCCGGGCTTCGACGGCTACTCGGTCGCCAACGTTCGCGAGCTGAAGCGCATCATCAAGCTCATGGACGCCAACGCCACCATCTTGTCCGACACCTCGGACGTCTACGACACCCCGGCCGACGGCGAGTTCCGCATGTATGCCGGCGGCACCACCCACGAGGACACCCTGGCCGCCCTGAACGCCAAGGCGACCATCTCCCTCTCGGAAGGCTGCACCGCCCAGACCCTCAAGTACATCGAGGAAAAGGGTCAGGAGACCGTTGCCTTCACCTACCCGATGGGCCTCGGCGCCACCGACGACTTCCTGATGGCGCTGTCGCGCCTGACCGGCAAGCCGATCCCGACCGAGCTGGAGATGGAACGCGGCCGCGTGGTCGATGCCATCGCCGACTCCATGGCGTGGCTGCATGGCAAGAAGTTTGCGGTCTACGGCGACCCCGACTTCACCTTGGCCATGGTCCGCTTCCTCATGGAACTGGGCGCCGAGCCGACCCACGTGCTGGCCACCAACGGCGGCAAGAAGTGGGAAGCCGACATGACCGCCCTGCTGGCGACCAGCCCGTTTGGCGCTGAATCGCAGGTTTGGGCCGGGCGTGACCTCTGGCACCTGCGCTCGATCCTGGCCACCGAGCCCGCCGATTTCCTGATCGGCAACTCCTATGGCAAGTACATCGAGAAGGACCTGGGCATTCCTCTGATCCGCCTGACCTTCCCGATCTTCGACCGCCACCACCACCACCGCTTCCCGACCATGTTCTACCAAGGGGCGCTGCGGGTGCTGGTGAGCATCCTCGATAAGATCTTCGACACCATGGATGCGTCGAGCGACATCAGCTTCGACCTGACCCGCTAG
- the nifD gene encoding nitrogenase molybdenum-iron protein alpha chain codes for MSLDYENDKALANAAIQEVLDAYPEKTAKKRKKHLGTIETTDEGSSCNVKSNVKSAPGVMTIRGCAYAGSKGVCWGPIKDMVHISHGPVGCGQYSWSQRRNYYNGTTGVDSFVTMQITSDFQEKDIVFGGDKMLEKMIDEAKVLFPLARGFSVQSECPIGLIGDDIEAVARKKAKDTGLPVIPVRCEGFRGVSQSLGHHIANDTVRDWVFTRENKEEFETTPYDVNIIGDYNIGGDAWSSRILLEEMGLRVIAQWTGDSTLAEMERAPKAKINLIHCYRSMNYICRHMEEKYNIPWMEYNFFGPSQIEKSLRKIAAHFDETIQANAEKVIAKYRPAVDAVIAKFRPRLEGKSVLLYVGGLRPRHTATAYEDLGMKIVGAGYEFAHNDDYQRTTEYMKDGTLIFDDVTGFELEKFIEKLRPDLVGSGIKEKYAVQKMGVPFRQMHSWDYSGPYHGYDGFAVFARDMDMAINNPVWSLQKAPWKKAAAE; via the coding sequence ATGAGCCTCGATTACGAAAACGACAAGGCCCTGGCCAACGCCGCCATCCAGGAAGTCCTGGACGCCTACCCCGAAAAGACCGCCAAGAAGCGCAAGAAGCACCTTGGCACCATTGAAACGACCGACGAAGGGTCGTCTTGCAACGTCAAGTCGAATGTGAAGTCCGCCCCGGGCGTGATGACCATTCGTGGCTGCGCCTACGCCGGATCGAAGGGCGTGTGCTGGGGCCCGATCAAGGACATGGTGCACATCAGCCATGGGCCGGTCGGGTGCGGTCAGTACTCCTGGTCTCAGCGGCGCAACTACTACAATGGCACCACGGGCGTTGACTCGTTCGTGACCATGCAGATCACCTCGGACTTCCAAGAAAAGGATATCGTCTTCGGCGGCGACAAGATGCTGGAGAAGATGATCGACGAAGCGAAGGTCCTGTTCCCCCTGGCGCGCGGCTTCTCCGTGCAGTCGGAATGCCCCATCGGCCTGATCGGTGACGACATCGAGGCCGTGGCGCGCAAGAAGGCGAAGGATACGGGCCTGCCGGTCATCCCCGTGCGCTGCGAAGGCTTCCGCGGCGTGTCCCAGTCGCTGGGTCACCACATCGCCAACGACACGGTGCGCGACTGGGTGTTCACCCGCGAGAACAAGGAAGAGTTCGAGACGACGCCCTACGACGTCAACATCATCGGTGACTACAACATCGGTGGCGACGCTTGGTCGTCGCGCATCTTGCTCGAAGAAATGGGCCTGCGCGTGATTGCCCAATGGACCGGCGACTCGACGCTGGCCGAAATGGAGCGCGCGCCCAAGGCCAAGATCAATCTCATCCACTGCTACCGGTCGATGAACTACATCTGCCGTCACATGGAAGAGAAGTACAATATTCCTTGGATGGAATACAACTTCTTCGGCCCGTCCCAGATCGAGAAGTCGCTGCGCAAGATTGCCGCACACTTTGACGAGACGATCCAGGCCAATGCCGAGAAGGTCATTGCCAAGTACCGTCCGGCGGTCGATGCGGTCATCGCCAAGTTCCGTCCGCGTCTGGAAGGCAAGTCGGTTCTGCTGTATGTGGGCGGCCTGCGTCCGCGCCACACCGCCACCGCCTACGAAGACCTGGGCATGAAGATTGTCGGCGCGGGCTACGAGTTCGCCCACAACGACGACTACCAGCGCACCACCGAGTACATGAAGGACGGCACGCTGATTTTCGACGACGTCACCGGGTTTGAGCTGGAGAAGTTCATCGAGAAGCTGCGTCCCGATCTGGTCGGCTCGGGCATCAAGGAAAAGTACGCCGTTCAGAAGATGGGAGTGCCCTTCCGGCAGATGCACTCCTGGGATTACTCCGGTCCGTACCACGGCTACGACGGGTTTGCCGTCTTCGCCCGTGACATGGACATGGCCATCAACAACCCCGTGTGGAGCCTCCAGAAGGCCCCCTGGAAAAAGGCCGCGGCCGAGTAA
- the nifH gene encoding nitrogenase iron protein has product MSAKLRQIAFYGKGGIGKSTTSQNTLAALAEMDQRILIVGCDPKADSTRLILNTKLQDTVLHLAAEAGSVEDLELEDVLKLGYKGIKCTESGGPEPGVGCAGRGVITAINFLEENGAYDDVDYVSYDVLGDVVCGGFAMPIRENKAQEIYIVMSGEMMALYAANNIAKGILKYAHTGGVRLGGLICNERRTDKELELAEALAARLGCKLIHFVPRDNIVQHAELRRQTVIQYAPDCQQAKEYRALAEKIHANSGKGVVPTPITMEELEEMLMEFGIMKSEEQQLAELAAKGA; this is encoded by the coding sequence ATGAGCGCCAAGCTTCGTCAGATCGCTTTCTACGGCAAGGGCGGTATCGGCAAGTCCACCACCTCCCAGAACACGCTCGCCGCTCTGGCCGAAATGGATCAGCGCATCTTGATCGTCGGCTGCGACCCGAAGGCTGACTCCACTCGACTGATCCTCAACACCAAGCTCCAAGACACCGTGCTGCACTTGGCCGCCGAGGCCGGTTCGGTCGAGGACCTGGAACTCGAAGACGTTCTGAAGCTGGGCTACAAGGGCATCAAGTGCACCGAGTCCGGTGGTCCCGAGCCCGGCGTGGGCTGTGCCGGCCGTGGCGTGATCACCGCCATCAACTTCCTGGAAGAGAACGGCGCCTACGACGATGTGGACTACGTGTCCTACGACGTGCTGGGTGACGTGGTGTGCGGCGGCTTCGCGATGCCGATCCGCGAAAACAAGGCCCAGGAAATCTACATCGTGATGTCGGGCGAGATGATGGCGCTCTATGCCGCCAACAACATTGCCAAGGGCATTCTCAAGTACGCCCACACCGGCGGCGTGCGTCTGGGCGGCCTGATCTGTAACGAGCGCCGCACCGACAAGGAACTGGAGCTGGCCGAGGCCCTCGCCGCCCGCTTGGGCTGCAAGCTCATCCACTTCGTGCCGCGTGACAACATCGTGCAGCACGCCGAACTGCGCCGCCAGACCGTGATCCAGTATGCCCCGGACTGCCAGCAGGCCAAGGAATACCGCGCGCTGGCCGAGAAGATCCACGCCAACTCTGGCAAGGGCGTCGTCCCGACCCCGATCACCATGGAAGAGCTGGAAGAGATGCTGATGGAATTCGGCATCATGAAGTCGGAAGAGCAGCAGCTGGCCGAACTGGCCGCCAAGGGCGCCTGA
- a CDS encoding NAD(+)--dinitrogen-reductase ADP-D-ribosyltransferase gives MWDSTERLPSIGHSTNLVGIPTDLLANPQFNDAAPPMHISGVREMNGSLFEMLAQAPDLESAGEAFYKYMAAVYGLDPEQQEGPPPAKGAVRRFRSSYLRLLKGWGYDTNAREGAVLKGWVESRFGLFPTFHKAPIPRITAPSWAVYVEEKMASRFHNNAIYSQLDLLYEFCQWAIDRFMAPEGRKIRLYRGVNDFTEHQRVEQVDNRTVIIRLNNLVSFSSDRSVADCFGDTILEAWVPTSKIVFFNTLLPTHPLNGEGEYLVVGGDYLVKATYL, from the coding sequence ATGTGGGATTCAACCGAGCGGCTGCCCTCCATCGGCCACAGCACCAATCTGGTCGGTATCCCCACCGACTTGCTGGCCAACCCCCAGTTCAACGACGCCGCCCCGCCCATGCATATTTCCGGCGTGCGCGAAATGAACGGCAGTCTGTTCGAGATGCTCGCTCAGGCCCCCGACCTGGAGAGCGCCGGCGAGGCCTTTTATAAGTACATGGCCGCCGTCTATGGCCTGGACCCCGAGCAGCAGGAAGGCCCGCCTCCGGCCAAAGGCGCCGTGCGGCGGTTTCGCTCCAGTTATCTGCGCCTGCTCAAGGGCTGGGGCTACGATACCAATGCCCGCGAAGGGGCCGTGCTCAAGGGCTGGGTCGAGAGCCGCTTTGGCCTATTCCCCACCTTCCACAAGGCTCCCATCCCGCGCATCACGGCCCCTAGCTGGGCCGTCTATGTCGAGGAGAAGATGGCATCGCGCTTTCACAACAACGCGATCTACTCTCAGTTGGATTTGCTGTACGAGTTTTGCCAGTGGGCCATCGACCGCTTCATGGCCCCCGAGGGCCGCAAGATCCGCCTCTATCGCGGGGTCAACGATTTCACCGAGCACCAGCGCGTCGAGCAGGTGGACAATCGCACGGTGATCATTCGCCTCAACAATCTCGTGTCGTTTTCCTCGGATCGCTCGGTCGCCGATTGTTTTGGCGACACCATCCTTGAAGCTTGGGTTCCCACATCCAAAATCGTGTTTTTCAACACCTTGCTGCCCACCCATCCCTTAAACGGGGAAGGCGAATATCTCGTGGTCGGCGGGGACTATCTGGTGAAGGCAACCTACCTGTGA
- the draG gene encoding ADP-ribosyl-[dinitrogen reductase] hydrolase: MSPPSVHERALGAYLGLAVGDALGATVEFMTPGEIAHQHGLHSKMIGGGWLRLRPGQVTDDTEMALALGRSLCSKKTLDVVDVCEEFALWLKSRPVDVGNTCRRGIRRYINHATTEAPYHDGDGGNGAAMRTLPIALATLNRPDLLEPWAMLQAHTTHNHPLSDAATVSLTRMASLLVLGQGMKACREEANRLVAVHREFRFDPYHGQSSAFVVDTLQTVLHYYFVTDSFRNCLIRTVNQGGDADTTGAIAGMLAGATYGVQEIPWSWLSKLDPKITREIHRQVEDLLSLSDIPS; the protein is encoded by the coding sequence GTGAGCCCGCCCTCCGTTCACGAGCGCGCGCTCGGCGCCTATCTCGGCTTGGCCGTGGGCGATGCGTTGGGCGCTACCGTCGAGTTCATGACTCCCGGCGAAATCGCCCACCAGCATGGCCTTCATAGCAAGATGATCGGCGGCGGCTGGTTGCGCCTGCGCCCGGGGCAAGTCACCGACGATACCGAGATGGCCCTCGCCCTGGGGCGCTCCTTGTGCAGCAAAAAGACCCTTGATGTGGTCGATGTGTGCGAGGAATTCGCCCTGTGGCTTAAGTCTCGGCCGGTGGACGTGGGCAATACCTGTCGGCGCGGCATCCGGCGCTACATCAACCACGCCACCACCGAAGCCCCCTACCACGACGGCGACGGCGGCAACGGCGCGGCCATGCGCACCTTGCCCATTGCGCTTGCCACCTTGAACCGGCCCGACCTTCTGGAGCCCTGGGCCATGCTCCAGGCCCATACCACCCATAATCATCCCTTGTCGGATGCCGCCACGGTCTCCCTCACCCGCATGGCTTCCCTGCTGGTTCTGGGGCAGGGCATGAAGGCGTGTCGCGAGGAGGCCAACCGCTTGGTGGCCGTCCATCGTGAGTTCCGCTTCGACCCCTACCACGGCCAGTCCTCGGCCTTCGTGGTCGATACCCTGCAAACCGTGCTGCACTATTATTTTGTGACCGACAGCTTTCGCAACTGCCTGATCCGCACCGTCAATCAAGGTGGCGATGCCGATACCACCGGGGCCATCGCCGGTATGCTGGCCGGCGCCACCTACGGCGTTCAGGAAATTCCCTGGAGCTGGCTGTCCAAGCTGGACCCCAAGATTACCCGGGAAATCCACCGTCAGGTCGAAGACCTGCTCAGTCTCTCGGATATTCCCTCCTGA